A genomic region of Solanum dulcamara chromosome 2, daSolDulc1.2, whole genome shotgun sequence contains the following coding sequences:
- the LOC129880623 gene encoding probable E3 ubiquitin-protein ligase XERICO, whose product MGLSPYTTPADAGVFCVILVNTAISISIVKGMVRSILHVIGINFASWEEYSIEGPLDPFECRGSPSGSYMEEFRSRTPAVRYDSLCISNNPTQECPVCLADFNHDAEINHLSCGHVFHKLCLEKWLKNWNVTCPLCRDYIMPQEGEEDTCPM is encoded by the coding sequence ATGGGACTCTCACCATATACAACTCCAGCAGATGCAGGAGTGTTCTGTGTGATTCTGGTTAATACAGCCATATCCATATCTATTGTCAAGGGAATGGTTCGATCTATTCTTCATGTGATTGGCATCAACTTTGCATCCTGGGAAGAATATTCTATTGAAGGCCCCTTGGACCCATTTGAGTGTCGTGGGAGTCCCTCGGGGTCATACATGGAGGAGTTCCGAAGCAGAACCCCTGCTGTTCGTTACGATTCATTGTGTATATCTAATAACCCTACACAAGAATGCCCGGTATGCCTGGCAGATTTCAACCATGACGCGGAGATAAATCACCTCTCATGTGGCCATGTTTTTCATAAGCTCTGTCTCGAGAAATGGCTAAAGAATTGGAATGTCACCTGCCCCCTCTGCAGGGATTACATTATGCCTCAAGAAGGGGAGGAAGATACTTGTCCAATGTGA